One Mytilus trossulus isolate FHL-02 chromosome 5, PNRI_Mtr1.1.1.hap1, whole genome shotgun sequence DNA segment encodes these proteins:
- the LOC134718781 gene encoding calexcitin-1-like, translated as MADSSLTDFQKEKILRVFHLLYDTNQDGMIKKEDFGLAVEKVCKILDWTKGGKEYSEAEETLNLIWEGLKKYADENQDDKVSEDEWLKMWTESVKDIKSGKEFPEWQKKFVDFMFKVNDKSGDNEIDENEFSTVYQAYGISKDNCSTAFKKISGGKNITKPEFEALWKEYFVSNDRSSKGNYLFGVPDFI; from the exons ATGGCGGATAGCTCGTTGACAGACTTCCAAAAGGAGAAAATACTTCGGGTGTTTCATTTATTATACG ATACCAATCAAGATGGgatgataaagaaagaagatttCGGGCTTGCTGTTGAG AAAGTATGTAAGATATTAGATTGGACGAAAGGTGGCAAGGAATATTCTGAGGCAGAGGAAACACTGAATTTGATATGGGAAGGTCTAAAGAAATATGCTGATGAAAACCAg GATGATAAGGTGTCGGAAGATGAATGGCTCAAAATGTGGACAGAAAGTGTAAAGGACATTAAAAGTGGTAAAGAGTTTCCAGAATGGCAGAAAAAGTTTGTAGATTTCATGTTTAAAGTCAACGACAAATCGG GTGACAATGAAATAGACGAGAATGAATTTAGCACAGTTTATCAAGCATATGGTATAAGCAAAGATAATTGTAGCACTGCCTTTAAGAAAATATCTGGT gGTAAAAATATTACTAAACCAGAATTTGAGGCATTGTGGAAGGAATATTTTGTTTCCAACGACCGATCATCCAAAGGAAATTATCTTTTCGGTGTGCCTGATTTCATTTGA